The Pseudomonas eucalypticola genome has a window encoding:
- the leuA gene encoding 2-isopropylmalate synthase, whose product MTMLKDPSSKYRAFAQVNLPDRTWPNQTITAAPIWCSSDLRDGNQSLIEPMDSAKKLRFWKTLVSVGVKEIEASFPSASQTDFDFVRTLIEDNHIPEDTTIQVLTQAREDLIARTFESLKGAKKAIVHLYNATSPSFRKIVFNQDKQGVKDIAVNAAKLFVKYAAQQPETQWTFQYSPETFSATELEFAKEVCDAVIEVWNPTPEHKIILNLPATVEVSTPNIYADQIEWFGRHVSRRDSVIISLHTHNDRGTGVAATELGLMAGADRVEGCLFGNGERTGNVDLVTLALNLYTQGVDPELDFSDIDGVRKVVEECNQIPVHPRHPYVGDLVHTAFSGSHQDAIRKGFTQQKEGTLWEVPYLPIDPADIGRSYEAVIRVNSQSGKGGITYLLEQEYGISLPRRMQIEFSQVVQGETDRLGLEMTAQQIYSLLHKEYLQANTPYALVSHRLQEENGSSKVDVEVHSDGETVHWRGKGNGALEALASAMPVAVEIMDYNEHAIGAGTHAKAAAYIELRVAGGRAVHGVGVDENITTASFKALFSALNRSLSQQEAKAA is encoded by the coding sequence ATGACCATGCTCAAAGACCCGTCGTCCAAATACCGCGCCTTCGCTCAGGTGAACCTGCCTGACCGCACCTGGCCGAACCAGACCATCACCGCCGCGCCTATCTGGTGCAGCTCGGACCTGCGTGACGGCAACCAGTCGCTGATCGAGCCGATGGACTCGGCCAAGAAGCTGCGCTTCTGGAAGACCCTGGTCAGCGTGGGCGTGAAAGAGATCGAGGCCTCGTTCCCTTCGGCATCGCAAACCGACTTCGACTTCGTTCGCACCCTCATCGAAGACAACCACATCCCGGAAGACACCACCATTCAGGTGCTGACCCAGGCCCGTGAAGACTTGATCGCGCGCACCTTCGAATCGCTCAAGGGCGCCAAGAAGGCCATCGTGCACCTCTACAACGCCACTTCGCCGTCCTTCCGCAAGATCGTCTTCAACCAGGACAAGCAGGGCGTGAAGGACATCGCGGTCAACGCCGCCAAGCTGTTCGTCAAGTACGCCGCCCAGCAGCCGGAAACCCAGTGGACGTTCCAGTACTCGCCGGAAACCTTCAGCGCCACTGAACTGGAGTTTGCCAAGGAAGTGTGCGACGCGGTGATCGAGGTGTGGAACCCGACGCCCGAGCACAAGATCATCCTCAACCTGCCGGCCACCGTGGAAGTCAGCACGCCGAACATCTACGCCGACCAGATCGAGTGGTTCGGCCGCCATGTGTCGCGCCGTGACAGCGTGATCATCAGCCTGCACACCCACAACGACCGTGGCACCGGCGTAGCCGCCACCGAGCTGGGCCTGATGGCCGGCGCCGACCGCGTCGAAGGCTGCCTGTTCGGCAACGGCGAGCGCACCGGCAACGTCGACCTGGTGACCCTGGCCCTGAACCTCTACACCCAGGGCGTGGACCCCGAGCTGGATTTCTCGGACATCGACGGCGTGCGCAAAGTGGTCGAAGAGTGCAACCAGATCCCGGTGCACCCACGTCACCCGTATGTGGGCGACCTGGTTCACACCGCGTTCTCCGGCTCGCACCAGGACGCCATCCGCAAAGGCTTCACCCAGCAGAAAGAAGGCACCCTGTGGGAAGTGCCGTACCTGCCGATCGACCCGGCCGACATCGGCCGCAGCTACGAGGCGGTGATCCGCGTCAACAGCCAGTCGGGCAAAGGGGGCATCACCTACCTGCTGGAACAGGAATACGGCATCAGCCTGCCGCGCCGCATGCAGATCGAGTTCAGCCAGGTGGTGCAGGGTGAGACCGACCGCCTGGGCCTGGAAATGACCGCCCAGCAGATCTACAGCCTGCTGCACAAGGAATACCTGCAAGCCAACACGCCGTACGCGCTGGTCAGCCACCGCCTGCAGGAAGAGAACGGCAGCAGCAAGGTCGACGTCGAAGTGCACAGCGACGGCGAGACCGTGCACTGGCGCGGCAAGGGCAACGGCGCCCTGGAAGCCCTGGCGTCGGCCATGCCGGTGGCCGTGGAGATCATGGACTACAACGAGCATGCCATTGGTGCGGGCACCCACGCCAAGGCGGCGGCCTACATCGAGTTGCGCGTGGCCGGTGGCCGGGCGGTGCACGGTGTGGGTGTGGACGAGAACATCACCACCGCCAGCTTCAAGGCGCTGTTCAGCGCGCTGAACCGCTCGTTGAGCCAGCAGGAAGCCAAGGCTGCCTGA